DNA from Streptomyces sp. NBC_01260:
GGCCTATGCCGGTGCCGGCTCCGGTGATGGCGACGACGCGGCTGTCGGAAGAAGCTGAGCTGCTGTTCATGGGCCCATCGTTCAACCCTGCCGCCAGCGGTAAGGTCAAGCAGCGGCGCGGAATCGCGCACGGACGGTCGCGGCCCGCACGAGAACGTGATCATTCCGGTCATCCGGTTGCATCGTGCAGCCATTCACCGACCCTGGGCATTCAGGCATGAAACGGTTCGGTGGGGTGCGGGACAGCGCGTACCGTGGCCCCGTCCGGCACGGCAACGGCTGCCGGGCGCCGCACCGAGCCGGGACCCGGAGAACGCAGCCATGTCATTGCCCTCACTTGGACGCGAACCGGGCGCCGTGCACCATGAGCACTGCAACAGCAGCCGCTGCTGCCGCTGCCAGCAGCGGCCCTGGACGACGGCCGTCGGCTTCGAACGGCTCTGCGGTCTGTGTGCCTCCTGTTGCCGGGAGTGCGGCCGGGCGCCCGCCCGGCATCTGGACGGGCTCGACCACGGACTGTGCGGCGACTGCCGCGGCCTGTGCACCCGGTGCCGCACACCGCTGTCGGCGGACGGCGACTGCCAGTGCCGGAAGTGGCAGCGGGCCGGGGCGGATCCGGTCGGCTATCTCCTGCACGCGCTTCCGCAGCCCCTGATGAGGGAGTTCGGCGGCCGTTATCCGACCGAACTCGTCGAGTTGATCCACCGGGAGCTGGGTCGGCGCAGCGCGGATCAGCTCCTGGACCGGGTCGAGCGCCGGTGGAACGCCCGCTGGGCCCACACCCTCCAGGAGAAGGACGAGGACGGCCGGCGCCGCTGGCCGCCCCTGGAGATCGCCGGACATCTGCTGCGCGCGACGCTCTGCGACGACCCGCAGTGCGAGGACGGCCGGCTGCTCCACACCGACACCGCGTGCCCGCGGTGCGGGCACGCGCTGCACCGGTTCGTGCCCGCCCAGACGGACCGCAGGGCGACCTCGGACCGGGCCAGGAGCACGGCCGCCGAGATCCGGCGCGAGCTGCTCGACCGCCGGACCGGTGCGCGGCGCAGGGCCGCAGGATCACGGCGGGGCGAGGCCTGACACACGGCGTACCCGGGCGTGGTCAACACCACCGTGTCGGTGCGCGGCACCTACCGGCCCCGGGACCGCTGGTGACCGGCGCCTGATCAGCCGCCCACCAGCCGTGAGCGGATCAGGAACCGCACCCCCTCCGGGGCCTCCAGCGAGAAGCCGCTGCCCCGGCCCTCCACCACGTCGACGATCAGCCGAGTGTGCGCCCACACCTCGAACTGGCTCCTCGACATCCAGAACGGAATGCTCTCCGCCACCCCGCCGACCTCCAGGGAGGCGAGCAGCACATCGGAGCCGCCGGTACGGAACTCACCGTCCTGGTAGCACATGGGCGCACTGCCGTCGCAGCAGCCGCCCGACTGGTGGAACATCAACGGACCGTGCAGCTCGCGCAGTCGCCGCAGCAGATCGGCGGCTGCGGGTGTGAGCTCCACCGGCGGCGCGTCCGCGGAGCTCATGGCTGCGGTACCTCGGGTCGGTTCACGTATCGGCCTCTCTCCGGGCGCACTGCGGGGAACGTGGTTCGTGCGCGGCCCTCATACAACCCGGCCGTACGTTGCAGCGGGGTTGCGCGGACGGGGACCGCCCTCAGCCCGCCGCCGCCCAGGCGTAGCGGTGTTCCGGGCGGCCGGTGTCCCCGTACTTGAGACTGAGGCTGATCCGGCCCGCCCCCTCCAGGTACTTGAGGTACCGGTGGGCGGTCGAGCGGCTCAGGCCGGCCCGGGCGGCGACCTCGTGCGCGGACAACGGCTCACCGGCCGCCGACAGGACCTGGCGGATGACATCGGTGGTGGGTGCCGAGTGCCCCTTCGGGAGTCCGGCCGCCGAAACGGCCTCCGAGGTGCGCAGTGCCCCGAAGATCTGGTCGACCTGCTCCTGACCGGCTTCGCCGCGGCGGCTCTCCACACCTTCCAGGGTGCGGCGCAGCGTCGCGTAGCTCTCCAGCTTGGAACGCAGACCGCCGAAACTGAACGGCTTGACCAGGTACTGCAGAGCGCCGTACCGCATCGCGGTCCGTACGGTCACCACATCACGGGCGGCCGTCACCATGATCACGTCGGCCGGATGGCCGAGCTGGTGCAGCTGACGTACCAGAGTGAGGCCCGTCCGGTCCGGCAGATAGTGATCGAGCAGGATCAGATCGATATGCTCGCGTTCGAGTACGGACAGCGCCTGCGCCGCCGTGTGGGCGCGGGAGACGACGCGGAACCCCGGCACCTTGGCCACGTACGCCGCGTTGATCTCCGCCACCCGGAAGTCGTCGTCCACCACCAGAACATCTATCACTGCGGCTCTCCCACTTCGGTCAGCTGCCGGACGGTGAGCGCCTCCGGCAGAACGACGGTGAAGACGGCGCCGCCGCCGGCCCGGGCCGTGACCCGGGCCGCGCCGCCGTAGCGCTCGGCGAGGCGGCGCACCAGCGCCAGTCCGAGCCCGCGCTCCCGGTGGGCCGGGGACTCCTTGGTGGACCAGCCCTCGGCGAAGATCTGCTCCCGCATGGCGACGGGCACTCCGGGGCCGTTGTCGCTGACCCGCAGGACGGCGGTGGTGCCCTCGGCGAGCAGCTCCACCTCGACCAGCGTGGCGACGTCCAGGGCGTTGTCGATGAGATTGCCCAGCACGGTCACCAGATCGCGCGGGTCCACCACGACGTCGGGCAGCCGGGTGGCGGGGGACACCAGCAAGGACGCGCCGCGTTCGGCGGCGACGGCGGATTTGCCCACCAGCAGGGCCGACAGCAGCCGATCGTTCACGCGCTCGGCGACCTGCTCGGCCGAGGCCCGGTGCCCGTCGGCCACCTCGGTGACGAACTCCACCGCCGCCTCGTGCCTGCCGAGCTCCAGCAGACCCAGCAGGGTGTGCAGCCGGTTGGCGTGCTCGTGGTCCTGGGCGCGGAGCGCGTCGAGCAGTCCGTGCGTGGAGTCCAGCTCGCGGCCGAGCAGTTCGAGTTCGGTGCGGTCGCGCAGCGTCACGACGGCCCCGCCGTCGCCGGTGGGCATCCGGTTGGCGATCAGAACCCGCCCCCGGGAGACGGTGAGCAGATCGGCGCCGTCCACCCGGCCCGCCAGCACCTCCGCCGTACGCCCCGGCGGCAGCATCTCGCCCAGCGGGCGGCCGACGGCGTCCGGGGTCAGCTCCAGCAGCCGCTGCGCCTCGTCGTTGAGCAACCGGATCCTCCCGCGGGAGTCGAGCGCGAGCACCGCCTCCCGGATGCTGTGCAGCATCGCCTCACGCTCGTCCAGGAGCGCGGAGATGTCCGCGAAGGCCAGACCATGGGTGTTGCGCTGGACGCGGCGGGAGACGGCGAGCGCCGCCAGCACCCCGGCGGCCAGTGCGGCTCCCGCGTACTGCAGGAGCACCGGAATGGTGCTGAGCAGCCCCTGCCGGACGCTCTTGTACGCGATGCCCACGGAGACGGCCCCGACCACGGTCCCGGTCCGGTCGCGCAGCGGGACCTTCGCCCGGGCCGAGCGTCCCAGGGTGCCGATGTCGATCTGCATGACCTCGCGGCCGGCCAGGGCCGTGCTCGGATCGGTCGAGACGCGCTCGCTGATCCGGTCGGTCTCGGTGTGCGACCAGCGCACTCCCCGGGTGTCCATCACCACGATGTACAGCGCTCCGGTGGCCAGCCGGATCCGCTCCGCCTCGGCCTGCACGGGCCCGGACGGGCTGGGCCGGGTGCTCAGCAGTTTGTCCACCAGGCCGGGTTCGGCGGCGGTGGTCTGGGCGATGGACAGGGCCCGGCGCATCGCCTGGTCATCCAGCTCGTGGCTGAGCGGGGCCAGGAAGAGCCCGGTGACGAGCATGACGACTCCCGTCGTGATGACCACCTGGGTGAGCAGGACCTGGGCGAAGACACGGCGGGGCCAGTGAATCCGCATGTCCGTGTCCTCTGCTCTCCCGCGGTCCTCGAATCCGGTTCTCCGATCCCTTCGGTGTAAACGCAAGGTAAACGCCGCTGACCTCGCTGCCTACCCCTCGTCTCCGCTTCGTTGTACGGGCGTGAGCACAATGAGCACAACCGCGGGTAACGGGCAGAACCCGGAGTTGTGAGCGCAAGGCTCCCGCCGCGGCCGGACCGCCCCTAGCGTCCCGCCCCATGAACAGCGAAACGAGCCCCGCCATCGAGCTGCGGGGGGCGAGCAAAGCGTTCCGGACTCCGTCGGGGGCGCTCCACACCGCCGTACGGGATCTGGATCTGACGATCGGCAGGGGAGAGTTCGTCGCCGTCGTCGGCCCGACCGGATGCGGCAAGTCGACCACCCTGACCCTGATCAGCGGACTGGAGGAGCCCACCGAGGGTGAGGTCCTCGTCTCCGGCGAGCCGGTGAGCGGCATCGGCGACAAGGTCGGCTTCGTCTTCCAGCAGGACGCGGTCTTCCCCTGGCGGACCGTCCTGTCCAACGTCATGGCCGGCCCCCGCTTCCGGGGCGTGCCGAAGGCGGAGGCGAAGGAACGTGCGCGGGCCTGGCTCGACAGGGTCGGCCTGTCCTCCTTCGAGGACCGCTATCCGCACCAGCTCTCCGGGGGCCAGCGCAAGCGGGTCGCGCTCGCGGCGACGTTCGTCAACGACCCGGAGATCCTGCTGATGGACGAGCCGTTCTCGGCTCTCGACGTACAGACCCGGGCCCTGATGTCCGACGAGCTGCTGGAGCTGTGGGCCGGCACCGGAGCCTCCGTCGTCTTCGTCACCCACGACCTGGAGGAGTCCATCGCGCTGGCCGACAAGGTGGTCGTGATGACCGCGGGACCGGCCACGGTCAAGGAGGTCTTCGAGATCGGCCTGCCGCGTCCGCGCAAGGTCGAACAGGTGCGG
Protein-coding regions in this window:
- a CDS encoding DUF779 domain-containing protein, producing MSSADAPPVELTPAAADLLRRLRELHGPLMFHQSGGCCDGSAPMCYQDGEFRTGGSDVLLASLEVGGVAESIPFWMSRSQFEVWAHTRLIVDVVEGRGSGFSLEAPEGVRFLIRSRLVGG
- a CDS encoding ABC transporter ATP-binding protein; its protein translation is MNSETSPAIELRGASKAFRTPSGALHTAVRDLDLTIGRGEFVAVVGPTGCGKSTTLTLISGLEEPTEGEVLVSGEPVSGIGDKVGFVFQQDAVFPWRTVLSNVMAGPRFRGVPKAEAKERARAWLDRVGLSSFEDRYPHQLSGGQRKRVALAATFVNDPEILLMDEPFSALDVQTRALMSDELLELWAGTGASVVFVTHDLEESIALADKVVVMTAGPATVKEVFEIGLPRPRKVEQVRLEPRFLEIYREIWSSLGEEVRITRERGAADAA
- a CDS encoding response regulator, which encodes MIDVLVVDDDFRVAEINAAYVAKVPGFRVVSRAHTAAQALSVLEREHIDLILLDHYLPDRTGLTLVRQLHQLGHPADVIMVTAARDVVTVRTAMRYGALQYLVKPFSFGGLRSKLESYATLRRTLEGVESRRGEAGQEQVDQIFGALRTSEAVSAAGLPKGHSAPTTDVIRQVLSAAGEPLSAHEVAARAGLSRSTAHRYLKYLEGAGRISLSLKYGDTGRPEHRYAWAAAG
- a CDS encoding sensor histidine kinase is translated as MRIHWPRRVFAQVLLTQVVITTGVVMLVTGLFLAPLSHELDDQAMRRALSIAQTTAAEPGLVDKLLSTRPSPSGPVQAEAERIRLATGALYIVVMDTRGVRWSHTETDRISERVSTDPSTALAGREVMQIDIGTLGRSARAKVPLRDRTGTVVGAVSVGIAYKSVRQGLLSTIPVLLQYAGAALAAGVLAALAVSRRVQRNTHGLAFADISALLDEREAMLHSIREAVLALDSRGRIRLLNDEAQRLLELTPDAVGRPLGEMLPPGRTAEVLAGRVDGADLLTVSRGRVLIANRMPTGDGGAVVTLRDRTELELLGRELDSTHGLLDALRAQDHEHANRLHTLLGLLELGRHEAAVEFVTEVADGHRASAEQVAERVNDRLLSALLVGKSAVAAERGASLLVSPATRLPDVVVDPRDLVTVLGNLIDNALDVATLVEVELLAEGTTAVLRVSDNGPGVPVAMREQIFAEGWSTKESPAHRERGLGLALVRRLAERYGGAARVTARAGGGAVFTVVLPEALTVRQLTEVGEPQ